A single genomic interval of Cupriavidus necator harbors:
- a CDS encoding flagellar brake protein has protein sequence MLRESMNQHDASGPADNGAESDIEPADDRYRLTHNSQIGTVLRDLSWQKCMLSVRTRTGHQFVTSVLHVDPVDRTFVFDWCNAEPERMSLMTSDENAFSGLLRGVPVNFVVGQPAAMRYEEGPAFVVEFPEKLYHFQRRRHFRARTLVTRGYRCEIHMSDKTVLGLDIADLSLSGVGLRSKTVSAEHLPVGTTVGKCRLDFRELGKLELDLQVVGHWLVGHDDSAIHHFGCAFIHPDGRMENFLQRLVFALELAHRG, from the coding sequence ATGTTGCGTGAATCCATGAATCAGCACGATGCCTCCGGGCCAGCCGATAACGGCGCCGAATCCGACATTGAGCCGGCGGATGACCGTTATCGCCTGACGCACAACTCGCAGATCGGCACCGTGCTGCGCGACCTGTCCTGGCAGAAGTGCATGCTGAGCGTGCGCACCCGCACCGGGCACCAGTTCGTCACGTCGGTCCTGCACGTCGACCCGGTCGACCGCACCTTCGTGTTCGACTGGTGCAACGCGGAACCCGAGCGGATGTCGCTGATGACCTCGGATGAAAATGCGTTCTCGGGGCTGTTGCGCGGCGTGCCGGTCAACTTTGTGGTGGGCCAGCCGGCCGCCATGCGCTATGAGGAAGGCCCGGCCTTCGTCGTCGAATTCCCCGAGAAGCTCTACCACTTCCAGCGCCGCCGCCATTTCCGCGCGCGCACGCTGGTGACCAGGGGCTACCGCTGCGAGATCCACATGTCGGACAAGACCGTGCTGGGGCTCGATATCGCCGACCTGTCGCTGTCGGGCGTGGGGCTGCGCTCGAAGACGGTCTCGGCAGAGCACCTGCCGGTCGGCACCACGGTCGGCAAGTGCCGGCTGGACTTCCGCGAACTGGGCAAGCTTGAGCTGGACCTGCAGGTGGTTGGCCACTGGCTGGTGGGCCATGACGACAGCGCCATCCACCATTTCGGCTGCGCCTTCATCCATCCGGACGGGCGCATGGAGAACTTCCTGCAGCGGCTGGTATTTGCGCTGGAACTGGCGCACCGGGGCTGA
- a CDS encoding LysR substrate-binding domain-containing protein, which produces MHWLGWIRFFEAAARHESFVRAAEELHLTHGAVSRQIRQLEDTLGVALFERRNRGVFLTEAGRTLFAASTQSMEVLAGAAARIRTQPPGRALVLSCEPTIAMRWLIPRLPRFAARHPDIPLHLMAAGGPIDFTRSGADLALRRNDFAFDARWHAREVAQERVGPVCRPQLAQGAATVPARLHTRTRPEAWQRWQAVRGDAAPAVQCDGDAWYEHFYLSLQAAAAGLGWAMASQLMAADEIADGRLAAPFGFVADGTAYHLLSPAPFEHDTRRLVLLAWLREEAQATLAAPPPLPPDA; this is translated from the coding sequence ATGCACTGGCTGGGCTGGATCCGATTCTTCGAGGCCGCGGCACGCCACGAAAGCTTTGTCCGGGCGGCGGAGGAACTGCACCTGACCCATGGCGCGGTCAGCCGGCAGATCCGCCAGCTCGAGGACACGCTGGGCGTGGCGCTGTTCGAGCGGCGCAACCGCGGGGTCTTCCTGACCGAGGCGGGGCGCACGCTGTTTGCGGCGTCCACGCAATCGATGGAGGTGCTGGCCGGCGCCGCCGCGCGCATCCGCACGCAGCCGCCGGGGCGAGCGCTGGTGCTGTCATGCGAGCCGACCATCGCCATGCGCTGGCTGATCCCGCGGCTGCCGCGCTTTGCCGCGCGCCATCCCGATATCCCGCTGCACCTGATGGCTGCGGGCGGGCCGATCGACTTCACCCGCAGCGGCGCCGACCTGGCACTGCGGCGCAATGACTTTGCCTTCGATGCGCGCTGGCACGCGCGCGAGGTAGCGCAGGAACGGGTGGGGCCGGTGTGCCGGCCACAGCTTGCGCAGGGGGCAGCCACGGTCCCGGCGCGGCTGCATACGCGCACGCGGCCCGAGGCATGGCAGCGCTGGCAGGCGGTGCGCGGCGATGCCGCCCCCGCCGTGCAGTGCGACGGCGACGCCTGGTATGAACATTTCTACCTCAGCCTGCAGGCCGCCGCAGCGGGGCTGGGCTGGGCCATGGCCTCGCAGCTGATGGCCGCCGACGAGATCGCCGATGGCCGGCTGGCCGCGCCGTTCGGCTTCGTTGCTGACGGAACGGCCTATCATTTGTTGTCGCCCGCGCCGTTTGAACACGACACGCGCCGGCTGGTGCTGCTGGCGTGGTTGCGCGAAGAGGCGCAGGCAACGCTTGCTGCGCCGCCGCCTTTACCCCCGGACGCCTGA
- a CDS encoding LysE family transporter — MPPIAESLAVAAVTVLAVVSPGPDFAMVTRNSYLYGRRAGLLSALGIALGVQVHVLYTMFGVALLMAHAHSMLTVVKMLGAAYLVWIGVQTLRNREALAADLQGARTLRPWAALRMGFLTNALNPKTTLFVVSTYTQVVGAHTPVPVQWAYGGFMSVAHLAWFSLVACVFTAPALRAAMLRRQRLLDRTIGSALCGLGVALGLSNLA, encoded by the coding sequence ATGCCCCCAATCGCCGAATCCCTGGCGGTCGCCGCCGTGACCGTGCTGGCCGTTGTCAGTCCGGGCCCGGACTTCGCCATGGTGACCCGCAACAGCTACCTGTACGGCCGCCGCGCCGGCCTGCTCAGCGCCCTCGGAATCGCGCTGGGGGTGCAGGTGCATGTGCTCTATACGATGTTCGGGGTGGCGCTGCTGATGGCTCATGCGCACAGCATGCTGACGGTGGTGAAGATGCTGGGGGCGGCCTACCTGGTGTGGATCGGCGTCCAGACCCTGCGCAACCGCGAGGCGCTGGCAGCAGACCTGCAAGGTGCGCGCACGCTGCGGCCGTGGGCGGCGCTGCGCATGGGCTTCCTGACCAATGCGCTGAACCCGAAGACCACGCTGTTCGTGGTCAGCACCTACACCCAGGTGGTCGGTGCGCACACGCCGGTGCCGGTGCAATGGGCTTATGGCGGATTCATGTCGGTGGCGCACCTGGCGTGGTTCAGCCTGGTGGCGTGCGTATTCACCGCGCCGGCGCTGCGCGCGGCGATGCTGCGGCGCCAGCGGCTGCTGGACCGCACCATCGGCTCGGCCTTGTGCGGGCTGGGCGTGGCGCTGGGGCTCAGCAACCTGGCGTAG
- the thpR gene encoding RNA 2',3'-cyclic phosphodiesterase yields the protein MPRLFIAVEVPPARAARLLATLPPAHGVRPAAPEQVHLTLHFLGECNVPGAALEAALDSIRAPAFLLQAAGTGRFRSGQGSVLWAGLAPGPGLDALRALHADVGQALAGAAGITPERRRFHPHLTLARCKPSVPESVLRAWLDTHRTLASEPWHVQRLVLFESRLGPQGPQHLVRQAWPLTQAGPTPGC from the coding sequence ATGCCGCGCCTGTTCATTGCCGTGGAAGTCCCGCCCGCGCGGGCGGCAAGGCTGCTGGCGACCCTGCCGCCCGCGCATGGTGTGCGGCCGGCAGCGCCAGAGCAGGTCCACCTGACCCTGCACTTCCTGGGTGAGTGCAACGTGCCTGGCGCCGCGCTGGAGGCCGCGCTCGACAGCATCCGCGCGCCTGCCTTCCTGCTTCAGGCGGCCGGTACCGGGCGCTTCCGCAGCGGCCAGGGTTCGGTGCTGTGGGCAGGCCTGGCGCCAGGTCCCGGCCTGGACGCGCTGCGCGCCCTGCACGCCGATGTCGGGCAGGCGCTGGCCGGGGCCGCGGGCATTACCCCAGAGCGGCGGCGCTTCCATCCGCACCTGACGCTGGCGCGCTGCAAGCCGTCAGTGCCCGAAAGCGTGCTGCGCGCCTGGCTCGACACGCACCGCACGCTGGCCAGCGAGCCCTGGCACGTGCAGCGGCTGGTGCTGTTCGAAAGCCGGCTCGGCCCGCAAGGTCCCCAGCATCTCGTGCGCCAGGCCTGGCCACTGACGCAGGCTGGCCCTACGCCAGGTTGCTGA
- a CDS encoding methylated-DNA--[protein]-cysteine S-methyltransferase: protein MTSYRHIDSPLGTILLRVQGAHLTGLFFAGQKYHPAGIADSRDVSPADAAVLDGAASELAEYFAGRRDTFTVPVRFAGSPFQQRVWEALLAIPCGETASYGELARTLGLPPTHARAVGGAVGRNPLSVIVPCHRVLGSAGALTGYAGGIERKRALLQREGVGTTPG, encoded by the coding sequence ATGACCAGCTATCGCCATATCGACAGCCCGCTCGGCACCATCCTGCTGCGCGTGCAAGGCGCACACCTGACCGGCCTCTTCTTCGCCGGGCAGAAATACCATCCCGCGGGCATTGCCGACAGCCGCGACGTGTCGCCGGCCGATGCCGCGGTGCTCGACGGCGCCGCGTCGGAACTGGCCGAATATTTCGCCGGCCGCCGCGATACCTTCACCGTGCCGGTGCGCTTTGCCGGCAGCCCGTTCCAGCAGCGCGTGTGGGAGGCGCTGCTGGCCATCCCCTGCGGCGAGACCGCGTCGTACGGCGAACTGGCCCGCACCCTGGGCCTGCCGCCCACGCATGCGCGCGCAGTCGGCGGCGCGGTGGGACGCAACCCGCTGTCGGTGATCGTGCCCTGCCATCGCGTGCTGGGCAGCGCCGGCGCGCTGACCGGCTACGCCGGCGGCATCGAGCGCAAGCGCGCCTTGCTGCAGCGCGAAGGCGTCGGCACCACGCCCGGCTGA
- a CDS encoding AlkA N-terminal domain-containing protein, giving the protein MHLDPDTCYKAVASHDRRFDGRFFVGVSSTGVYCRPVCAVRTPKRENCTFYESAAAAEKHGFRPCLRCRPELAPGHGLADISGRLAQAAATLIDEGFMAEGSVATLAARIGVTERHLRRLFDAQFGVSVLEYAQTQRLLLAKRLLADTALPVTEVALAAGFGSVRRFNDVLKTRYGLTPLALRRRAADGVADRLVFDLGYRPPFAWEAWLRFLATRAVDGIEAIRDGTYMRTLLVDAGGSTHTGWVRIEHVPRRLVLRVTLSASLARVIPQALGKVRRLCDLGCRPDVVDRHLGELAEAMPGVRLPGSVDGFEIAVRAVVGQVISVVQARRILGALARHAGQALDGTPPDGLRYTFPSAAAIATLPEQGLRDAGVSAGKARTLLALAQRVANGTLALDAHAQPELTVAALREVDGIGDWTAQYVAMRALGWPDAFPGTDYALRKVLGVSTVRAMHERTAQWAPWRAYAAIHLWHRYEAMKDAASAAAEPETIT; this is encoded by the coding sequence ATGCACCTCGATCCCGACACCTGCTACAAGGCCGTCGCCTCGCACGACCGCCGCTTCGACGGACGCTTCTTCGTGGGCGTGTCGTCGACCGGCGTGTACTGCCGGCCCGTGTGCGCAGTACGCACGCCCAAGCGCGAAAACTGCACCTTCTACGAGAGCGCCGCGGCGGCGGAGAAGCATGGCTTCCGCCCCTGCCTGCGCTGCCGTCCGGAGCTTGCGCCCGGGCATGGGCTGGCCGATATTTCAGGCCGGCTGGCGCAGGCAGCGGCCACGCTGATCGACGAGGGCTTCATGGCCGAAGGCAGCGTGGCCACGCTGGCGGCGCGCATCGGCGTGACCGAGCGGCACCTGCGGCGCCTGTTCGATGCGCAGTTCGGCGTGTCGGTGCTTGAGTACGCGCAGACGCAGCGGCTGCTGCTGGCCAAGCGCTTGCTGGCCGACACCGCGCTGCCGGTGACCGAAGTGGCGCTGGCGGCGGGTTTCGGCAGCGTGCGCCGCTTCAACGATGTGCTGAAGACCCGCTACGGCCTGACGCCGCTGGCGCTGCGCCGCCGCGCCGCCGACGGCGTGGCCGACCGGCTGGTGTTCGACCTGGGTTACCGCCCGCCGTTTGCCTGGGAGGCATGGCTGCGTTTCCTGGCTACCCGCGCGGTGGATGGCATCGAGGCGATCCGGGACGGCACCTATATGCGCACGCTGCTGGTGGATGCCGGCGGCAGCACGCACACCGGCTGGGTACGGATCGAACACGTGCCGCGCCGGCTGGTGCTGCGCGTGACGTTGTCGGCCTCGCTGGCGCGCGTCATTCCGCAGGCGCTGGGCAAGGTGCGCCGCCTGTGCGACCTGGGCTGCCGCCCGGACGTGGTGGACCGGCACCTGGGCGAGCTTGCCGAGGCCATGCCGGGCGTGCGCCTGCCGGGCAGCGTCGATGGCTTCGAGATCGCGGTGCGCGCGGTGGTGGGGCAGGTGATCTCGGTGGTGCAGGCGCGGCGCATCCTGGGCGCGCTGGCGCGGCACGCGGGACAGGCGCTGGACGGCACGCCCCCGGACGGCCTGCGCTACACGTTCCCGAGTGCCGCCGCCATTGCCACACTGCCAGAGCAAGGCTTGCGCGATGCCGGGGTGTCGGCGGGCAAGGCGCGCACGCTGCTGGCGCTGGCGCAGCGCGTGGCCAACGGCACGCTGGCCCTCGATGCGCACGCGCAGCCGGAACTGACCGTGGCGGCGCTGCGCGAGGTCGACGGCATCGGCGACTGGACCGCGCAGTATGTCGCCATGCGCGCGCTGGGCTGGCCCGATGCGTTCCCCGGCACCGACTATGCGCTGCGCAAGGTGCTGGGCGTCAGTACCGTGCGCGCGATGCACGAGCGCACCGCGCAATGGGCACCGTGGCGTGCCTACGCCGCCATCCACCTGTGGCATCGCTACGAAGCGATGAAGGACGCGGCCAGCGCCGCGGCCGAACCGGAGACGATCACATGA
- a CDS encoding M16 family metallopeptidase — MRRTALHLSLLASLACAPALAQPVQTAPTTTPAMATQVASVEGITEYRLPNGLRIVLAPDAAKATTTVNITYLVGSRHENYGETGMAHLLEHLLFKGTPSLPGKTIPTEFARRGMSVNGTTAQDRTNYFGTFSANDENLDWALRMEADRMVNSVISRADLDSEMTVVRNEMEMGENSPGRMLMQQTMAAAYRWHNYGKAPIGARSDVEHVSIDGLRAFYRRYYQPDNAVLVVAGKFDPAATLARIERYFGPIPRPTRVLPPEHTVEPAQEGARELVVMRPGDNSLVAAQYHVSPGAHPDSTALSLLTLILGDTPGGRLYKALVERGQAVSVGTALYAMKDPGALLLMVETSKDQPLAAARAGLITQVEGFAEAPVTEAELERARVRMRNAYEHYMNDPGALGVALSEAIAKGDWRLFFLARDRIETTTLADVQRVALNYLQASNRTVGVFLPAEQPSRAQVPPAPDVTAMVSGYQGRQAMAAVAAFDPSPANIEAHTTRQTLANGMQLALLPKPARGEVVHGALVLRIGDTQSLQGLTTVGALTASMLRRGAAGMDRQQIADRIEALRARVGISGSSERVTVSFETRRAHLPELLALLRDLLRAPTFPEAEFETLRKTSIAEIESIRREPGVMASNALGRHGDPYPAGDPRHARTFAENIADLQAATLAQVRDFHARFYGAGHAQLSLVGDFDAAAAAAQAAQLFGDWSAQQPYARVERPFVPIPPAEFTLPAPGKANAIYLASTPIDLTNDAPDYALMMIANRVLGGASLRGRLADRLRQREGLSYGASSWVQVGALDRAGRFGLQAQYAPQNLPRLQRAVTEELERFVRDGITAQELAEAVSGLLQQGMVSRSNDAALAGALANQLYLGRTMAFTAELEERLRNATPDAVNAAIRRYMQPGTLSRVYAGDFSGAPAQAGATGSGSGSGAAGSTGNEAAGAAPQAQP; from the coding sequence ATGCGCCGCACTGCCCTGCACCTGTCCTTGCTTGCTTCGCTTGCCTGCGCGCCGGCGTTGGCACAGCCGGTGCAGACCGCCCCCACGACGACGCCTGCCATGGCCACGCAGGTGGCATCGGTCGAAGGCATCACCGAATACCGCCTGCCCAACGGCCTGCGCATCGTACTGGCACCGGACGCGGCCAAGGCCACCACGACCGTCAACATCACCTACCTGGTCGGCAGCCGCCATGAGAACTACGGTGAGACCGGCATGGCCCACCTGCTCGAGCACCTGCTGTTCAAGGGCACGCCATCGCTGCCCGGCAAGACCATCCCGACCGAGTTCGCCCGGCGCGGCATGAGCGTGAACGGCACCACCGCGCAGGACCGTACCAACTACTTCGGCACCTTCAGCGCCAACGATGAAAACCTCGACTGGGCGCTGCGCATGGAAGCCGACCGCATGGTCAACAGCGTGATCTCGCGTGCCGACCTGGACAGCGAGATGACGGTGGTGCGCAACGAGATGGAAATGGGCGAGAACAGCCCCGGGCGCATGCTGATGCAGCAGACCATGGCCGCCGCCTACCGCTGGCACAACTACGGCAAGGCCCCGATCGGCGCGCGCAGCGATGTCGAGCACGTCAGCATCGACGGCCTGCGCGCCTTCTATCGCCGCTACTACCAGCCCGACAACGCGGTGCTGGTGGTGGCCGGCAAGTTCGATCCCGCCGCCACGCTGGCACGCATCGAGCGCTACTTCGGGCCAATCCCGCGCCCGACGCGCGTGCTGCCGCCCGAGCATACCGTCGAGCCCGCACAGGAAGGCGCGCGCGAACTGGTAGTGATGCGCCCCGGCGACAACAGCCTGGTCGCCGCGCAATACCACGTCAGCCCGGGTGCGCATCCGGACAGCACGGCACTCTCGCTGCTGACCCTCATCCTCGGCGATACGCCGGGCGGGCGGCTGTACAAGGCACTGGTCGAGCGTGGCCAGGCCGTGTCGGTCGGCACCGCGCTCTATGCGATGAAGGACCCGGGGGCGCTGCTGCTCATGGTCGAGACGTCCAAAGACCAGCCGCTCGCGGCTGCGCGCGCCGGGCTGATCACGCAGGTCGAGGGCTTTGCCGAGGCGCCCGTGACCGAGGCCGAGCTGGAACGTGCGCGCGTGCGCATGCGCAACGCGTACGAGCACTACATGAACGATCCCGGCGCGCTCGGCGTGGCGCTGTCCGAGGCCATCGCCAAGGGCGACTGGCGCCTGTTCTTCCTGGCGCGCGACCGCATCGAGACCACCACGCTGGCAGACGTGCAGCGCGTGGCGCTGAACTACCTGCAGGCCTCGAACCGCACCGTGGGCGTGTTCCTTCCCGCCGAGCAGCCGTCGCGCGCGCAGGTGCCGCCGGCGCCCGATGTCACGGCCATGGTCAGCGGCTACCAGGGCAGGCAGGCGATGGCCGCGGTGGCGGCATTCGATCCCAGCCCCGCCAATATCGAGGCCCACACCACGCGCCAGACGCTGGCCAACGGCATGCAGCTGGCGTTGCTGCCCAAGCCTGCGCGCGGTGAAGTGGTGCACGGCGCGCTGGTGCTGCGCATCGGCGACACGCAGAGCCTGCAGGGGCTGACCACGGTGGGCGCGCTGACCGCCTCCATGCTCCGACGCGGCGCGGCTGGCATGGACCGCCAGCAGATCGCCGACCGCATCGAGGCGCTGCGCGCGCGCGTCGGCATCTCTGGCAGCTCTGAGCGCGTGACCGTCAGCTTCGAGACGCGCCGCGCGCACCTGCCGGAACTGCTGGCCCTGCTGCGCGACCTGCTGCGCGCACCGACCTTCCCCGAGGCGGAGTTTGAGACGCTGCGCAAGACCAGCATCGCGGAGATCGAGAGCATCCGGCGCGAGCCGGGCGTGATGGCGTCTAACGCGCTGGGCCGCCATGGCGACCCCTACCCCGCTGGCGACCCGCGCCATGCGCGCACCTTTGCCGAGAACATCGCCGACCTGCAGGCCGCCACCCTGGCGCAGGTGCGCGACTTCCACGCGCGCTTCTATGGCGCGGGCCATGCGCAACTGAGCCTGGTGGGCGACTTCGATGCCGCGGCCGCGGCCGCGCAGGCAGCGCAGCTGTTCGGCGACTGGAGCGCGCAACAGCCCTACGCGCGCGTCGAGCGCCCCTTTGTGCCGATCCCGCCGGCGGAGTTCACGCTGCCCGCGCCGGGCAAGGCCAATGCCATCTACCTGGCCTCCACGCCGATCGACCTGACCAACGACGCGCCGGACTATGCGCTGATGATGATTGCCAACCGCGTGCTCGGCGGCGCCAGCCTGCGCGGCCGCCTGGCTGACCGGCTGCGGCAGCGGGAAGGCCTGAGCTATGGCGCGAGCAGCTGGGTGCAGGTGGGCGCGCTCGACCGCGCGGGACGCTTCGGCCTGCAGGCGCAATACGCACCGCAGAACCTGCCGCGCCTGCAACGCGCCGTGACCGAGGAGCTGGAGCGCTTCGTGCGCGACGGCATCACCGCGCAGGAACTGGCCGAGGCCGTCAGCGGCCTGCTGCAGCAGGGCATGGTCAGCCGCAGCAACGACGCCGCGCTGGCCGGCGCGCTGGCCAACCAGCTCTACCTGGGCCGCACCATGGCCTTCACCGCCGAACTCGAAGAGCGCCTGCGCAACGCCACGCCGGACGCCGTCAACGCGGCCATTCGGCGTTACATGCAGCCAGGCACGCTGTCGCGCGTCTATGCTGGCGACTTCAGCGGCGCACCGGCGCAGGCGGGCGCAACCGGCAGCGGAAGTGGCTCCGGCGCGGCCGGCAGCACAGGCAACGAAGCGGCCGGCGCGGCACCGCAGGCGCAGCCCTGA
- a CDS encoding acyl-CoA dehydrogenase family protein, which produces MALDQESFALLRASVQRFIDERLKPAEDTLEETDDVPAEIVADMKEMGLFGISIPENYGGIGLSMSQECDVVYDLGHTAFAFRSVFGTNVGIGSQGILMDGTEEQKQQYLPRIASGELIISFALTEPNAGSDAASLQTKAELDGDHYVINGTKRFITNAPRAGAFTLMARTGGAGASGISSFIVPADTPGISLGKPDKKMGQRGTKTCDVVLENVRVPAANIIGGVPGVGFKTAMKVLDRGRLHISALACGMAHRLITDAVAYARERKQFGKPIGDFQLIQAMLADSQAELYAGLSMVRDCAQRYDAKPAGKSDPEVSMLASCTKMFCTEMVGRVADRAVQIHGGAGYIAEYKAERFYRDVRLLRLYEGTTQIQQLIIAKQLLRD; this is translated from the coding sequence ATGGCCCTTGACCAAGAATCCTTTGCCCTGCTGCGCGCCTCGGTGCAGCGCTTCATCGACGAACGCCTGAAGCCCGCCGAAGACACGCTGGAGGAAACCGACGACGTGCCCGCCGAGATCGTCGCGGACATGAAGGAGATGGGCCTGTTCGGCATCTCCATCCCCGAGAACTACGGCGGCATCGGCCTGTCGATGTCGCAGGAATGCGATGTGGTCTACGACCTGGGCCATACCGCCTTTGCCTTCCGCTCGGTGTTCGGCACCAACGTCGGCATCGGCTCGCAAGGCATCCTGATGGATGGCACCGAGGAACAGAAGCAACAGTACCTGCCGCGCATCGCCAGCGGCGAGCTGATCATCTCGTTCGCGCTGACCGAGCCCAATGCGGGTTCCGACGCGGCCTCGCTGCAGACCAAGGCGGAGCTGGATGGCGACCACTATGTCATCAACGGCACCAAGCGCTTCATCACCAACGCACCGCGCGCCGGCGCCTTCACGCTGATGGCGCGCACCGGCGGCGCGGGCGCTTCGGGCATCTCGTCCTTCATCGTGCCGGCCGACACCCCGGGCATCTCGCTGGGCAAGCCGGACAAGAAGATGGGCCAGCGCGGCACCAAGACCTGCGACGTGGTGCTTGAGAACGTGCGCGTGCCGGCCGCCAATATCATCGGCGGCGTGCCGGGCGTGGGCTTCAAGACCGCGATGAAGGTGCTCGACCGCGGCCGCCTGCATATCTCGGCGCTGGCCTGCGGCATGGCGCATCGCCTGATCACCGACGCTGTGGCCTATGCCAGGGAGCGCAAGCAGTTCGGCAAGCCCATCGGCGACTTCCAGCTGATCCAGGCGATGCTGGCCGACAGCCAGGCCGAGCTCTACGCCGGCCTGTCGATGGTGCGCGACTGCGCCCAGCGCTACGACGCCAAGCCCGCCGGCAAGAGCGATCCGGAGGTCAGCATGCTGGCCTCGTGCACCAAGATGTTCTGTACCGAGATGGTGGGCCGCGTGGCCGACCGCGCGGTGCAGATCCATGGCGGCGCCGGCTATATCGCCGAGTACAAGGCCGAGCGCTTCTACCGCGACGTGCGCCTGCTGCGCCTGTATGAAGGCACCACGCAGATCCAGCAGCTGATCATCGCCAAGCAACTGCTGCGCGACTGA
- a CDS encoding OPT/YSL family transporter, translated as MPTLPTDAAPRATRLPSPGSWQYHVLLGAAGMLVLGPLGGIAAAYMNFSLGFFVGGQVLAGILGSVVTAGYGAPGRHGANYIQTAAASVAGMGGMAVVLQAMAWLGMAQPPLWQLVLYMLCIGMFGVGVGMLYTPLLVDRMQLTFPSGLAVANILRALTDPALLRRSVARLGGGMALGLGCGLGAARMPWLAALDLSAATFGAGMIVGARVGIAALVGGLAGWAMTPWFVAAGWMAPGEPYRKATFLVALGMIMGAAAVDVALLLAQACRQWRARRHPAPRRGPGMGWVAAWALLWGAATVAAGVAWFGQPLGFQLMAVLLVLVFALVNGISVGMVDQNPISSAFVLSVILMAAAGLRAPHVGLIAATVLLVATAEASDMQQDRSTGWRLGSDRMVQFGYQVAGIVVGALVAVAMARLFMHAYPVLALDQTSLPADQQPARWTSAMTYKIVGVLHGLAQSRAGQHVAVATGLALGLATAVLRKAILGRQAWQRFAQASRRGRVADFLLDAVILPSPYASSFGGFVNLAAAGWMAAGGVVASVAAAVARPARPARGLPQDMSTASLVGGGLIAGDALAALAIGVAGLLSATLG; from the coding sequence AGCTGGCAGTACCACGTGCTGCTGGGCGCGGCAGGCATGCTGGTGCTGGGCCCGCTGGGCGGCATCGCTGCCGCGTATATGAATTTCTCGCTGGGCTTCTTCGTCGGCGGGCAGGTGCTGGCGGGCATCCTCGGCTCGGTGGTGACGGCGGGCTATGGCGCGCCCGGGCGCCACGGTGCCAACTACATCCAGACCGCGGCGGCGTCGGTGGCGGGCATGGGCGGCATGGCCGTGGTGCTGCAGGCGATGGCGTGGCTGGGCATGGCGCAGCCGCCGCTGTGGCAGCTGGTGCTGTACATGCTGTGCATCGGCATGTTCGGGGTGGGTGTGGGCATGCTGTACACGCCATTGCTGGTGGACCGGATGCAGCTGACCTTTCCGTCGGGGCTGGCCGTGGCCAATATCCTGCGCGCGCTGACCGATCCGGCGCTGCTGCGGCGTTCGGTGGCGCGGCTCGGGGGCGGCATGGCACTGGGCCTGGGCTGCGGCCTGGGCGCCGCGCGCATGCCGTGGCTGGCGGCGCTGGACCTGTCGGCCGCGACCTTCGGCGCCGGGATGATCGTCGGCGCGCGCGTGGGCATTGCCGCGCTGGTGGGCGGGCTGGCCGGCTGGGCCATGACCCCGTGGTTTGTTGCCGCGGGCTGGATGGCGCCTGGCGAGCCCTATCGCAAGGCCACCTTCCTGGTGGCCCTGGGCATGATCATGGGGGCGGCTGCGGTTGATGTGGCCTTGCTGCTGGCGCAGGCGTGCCGCCAGTGGCGCGCGCGCCGCCACCCTGCGCCGCGGCGCGGGCCGGGCATGGGCTGGGTGGCGGCCTGGGCGCTGCTGTGGGGCGCGGCCACGGTGGCGGCGGGCGTGGCATGGTTCGGCCAGCCGTTGGGTTTCCAGTTGATGGCCGTGCTGCTGGTGCTGGTGTTTGCGCTGGTCAACGGCATCTCGGTCGGCATGGTCGACCAGAACCCGATCTCGTCGGCCTTCGTGCTGTCCGTGATCCTGATGGCCGCCGCCGGGCTGCGCGCGCCCCATGTCGGGCTGATCGCCGCCACGGTCTTGCTGGTGGCCACGGCCGAGGCGAGCGACATGCAGCAGGACCGCTCCACCGGCTGGCGCCTGGGCAGCGACCGCATGGTGCAGTTCGGCTACCAGGTGGCGGGCATCGTCGTGGGTGCGCTGGTTGCGGTGGCGATGGCACGGCTGTTCATGCATGCCTACCCGGTGCTGGCGCTGGACCAGACCAGCCTGCCGGCCGACCAGCAGCCGGCGCGCTGGACCTCGGCCATGACATACAAGATCGTGGGCGTGCTGCACGGGCTGGCGCAAAGCCGTGCCGGCCAGCATGTGGCAGTGGCAACGGGCCTCGCGCTCGGCCTGGCTACCGCGGTATTGCGCAAGGCCATCCTCGGCCGGCAGGCGTGGCAGCGCTTCGCGCAAGCCAGCCGGCGCGGGCGGGTGGCGGATTTCCTGCTCGATGCGGTGATCCTGCCTTCGCCCTATGCGTCATCTTTCGGCGGCTTCGTCAACCTGGCGGCGGCCGGGTGGATGGCGGCCGGCGGCGTGGTGGCGAGCGTGGCCGCCGCCGTGGCCAGGCCCGCAAGGCCGGCCCGGGGTTTGCCGCAGGATATGAGCACGGCATCGCTGGTCGGTGGCGGCCTGATCGCGGGCGATGCGCTGGCGGCGCTGGCCATCGGCGTGGCGGGCCTGTTATCCGCCACATTGGGTTGA